Proteins co-encoded in one Haladaptatus sp. ZSTT2 genomic window:
- a CDS encoding DUF7503 family protein — protein MSSSSFKAYLAENPQMTGALFMLMLLLSSVGNAAAGVAGTVSGP, from the coding sequence ATGTCCAGCAGCTCATTCAAAGCCTACCTCGCAGAGAACCCACAGATGACCGGCGCACTGTTCATGCTGATGCTCTTGCTCAGCTCCGTCGGGAACGCGGCAGCCGGTGTGGCTGGAACGGTCAGTGGCCCGTAA
- the glmS gene encoding glutamine--fructose-6-phosphate transaminase (isomerizing), with the protein MCGIIGCVGREGETLDVLMNGLSKLEYRGYDSAGVALVNDDISVVKRQGELVNLEQAVQGTGLSGRLGIGHTRWSTHGPPNDRNSHPHQDCTGDVAVIHNGIIENYQTLRDELTEQGHEFQSDTDTEVVSHLIERNLDAGMTQKEAFYDAIKTIEGSYAILAVFAGHDTIYAARQDSPLVLGIAEDATYLGSDVPAFRDYTDQVVYVEDGEIAVINEREWYVTDHSGTHHDKEVHTIEWNAEETGKSGYDHFMIKEIHEQPRALRQCLRGRMNELTGSITIEELGELQPTGVQFVACGTSYHAAMYGAELFREAGIPAQAFLASEFTTSPPPAGDDLVIGVTQSGETADTLSALREAKRRGATTLGVTNVIGSTVSRECDHVFYIRAGPEIGVAASKTFASQLAAMTLLVMATAPVKSSTKRDIIEAFRDLPSAVQAILDEAPLTEAIAEKYLDADAYFFIGRGLNFPVALEGALKMKEITYKHAEGFAAGELKHGPLALVSDKTPVIAIVTGDDEIARKTIGNVKEVEARDAPVIAVTDGQSDVERYADHVIRIPESHPRTAPILGNVPLQLLAYYTAAQLGRSIDKPRNLAKSVTVE; encoded by the coding sequence ATGTGTGGAATTATTGGCTGCGTTGGCCGAGAGGGGGAAACGTTAGATGTACTGATGAACGGGCTGTCGAAGCTCGAATACCGCGGCTACGACTCGGCGGGTGTCGCGCTCGTAAACGATGACATCTCCGTCGTCAAGCGCCAGGGGGAACTCGTCAACTTAGAGCAGGCGGTTCAGGGAACCGGCTTGAGCGGTCGCCTCGGCATTGGCCACACCCGGTGGTCAACCCACGGCCCGCCAAACGACCGCAACTCCCACCCGCATCAAGATTGCACGGGCGATGTGGCGGTGATTCACAACGGCATCATCGAGAACTACCAGACGCTGCGTGACGAACTCACAGAGCAGGGCCACGAGTTCCAAAGCGACACTGACACGGAAGTGGTGTCCCACCTCATCGAGCGAAATCTCGACGCGGGTATGACGCAGAAAGAGGCGTTCTACGACGCCATCAAGACCATCGAGGGGAGCTACGCGATTCTCGCCGTGTTCGCGGGTCACGACACCATCTACGCGGCGCGCCAAGACTCGCCGCTCGTCCTCGGCATCGCAGAAGACGCGACGTACCTCGGCAGTGACGTTCCTGCCTTTCGCGATTACACCGACCAAGTGGTGTACGTAGAAGACGGTGAAATCGCCGTCATCAACGAGCGCGAGTGGTACGTGACCGACCACTCGGGGACACACCACGACAAAGAGGTTCACACCATCGAGTGGAACGCAGAGGAGACGGGCAAGAGTGGCTACGACCACTTCATGATAAAGGAGATTCACGAACAGCCCCGCGCGCTGCGTCAGTGTCTCCGCGGCCGGATGAACGAACTCACTGGCTCGATTACCATCGAAGAACTCGGTGAGTTACAGCCAACGGGCGTCCAGTTCGTCGCTTGTGGGACCTCGTATCACGCTGCGATGTACGGTGCAGAACTGTTCCGCGAAGCCGGGATTCCGGCCCAAGCGTTCCTCGCGAGCGAGTTCACCACCTCGCCACCGCCCGCGGGCGACGACCTCGTCATCGGTGTCACCCAGTCCGGTGAGACCGCAGACACGCTCTCTGCGCTGCGCGAGGCAAAGCGCCGTGGGGCGACCACGCTTGGGGTCACCAACGTCATCGGGAGCACTGTTTCGCGGGAGTGCGACCACGTCTTTTACATCCGCGCTGGCCCCGAGATTGGGGTCGCCGCCTCGAAGACGTTCGCCTCGCAGCTCGCCGCGATGACGCTGCTCGTCATGGCAACCGCGCCGGTCAAATCCTCGACCAAGCGCGACATCATCGAGGCGTTCCGCGACCTCCCGAGCGCGGTGCAGGCGATTCTCGACGAAGCGCCTCTCACCGAAGCCATCGCAGAGAAGTATCTCGATGCCGATGCGTACTTCTTCATCGGCCGGGGACTCAACTTCCCCGTCGCGCTTGAGGGCGCGCTCAAGATGAAGGAGATTACCTACAAGCACGCAGAGGGCTTTGCCGCGGGCGAACTCAAACACGGCCCGCTCGCGCTCGTCTCCGATAAGACGCCGGTCATCGCCATCGTCACCGGCGACGACGAGATTGCGCGAAAAACCATCGGCAACGTCAAAGAAGTCGAGGCACGCGACGCGCCGGTCATCGCCGTCACCGACGGCCAGTCGGACGTCGAACGCTACGCAGACCACGTCATTCGCATCCCTGAGAGCCACCCGCGCACCGCGCCGATTCTCGGGAACGTCCCGCTCCAGTTGCTCGCCTACTACACGGCCGCACAGCTCGGGCGGTCGATTGACAAGCCGCGCAACCTCGCAAAGAGTGTGACGGTCGAGTGA
- the glmU gene encoding bifunctional sugar-1-phosphate nucleotidylyltransferase/acetyltransferase, protein MGVRTAVVLAAGEGTRLHPLTRNRPKPMLPAANRPVMAYVFDALIDAGIEQIHVVVGYKRDRVQEYFGHSYRNVPLTYHIQEKQLGSGHALLQVQEAVTESMIVVNGDRALEAGIIKDVIDAYEQYGTPALAVLERDHPNRYGTVVLDGGRIQQLVEKPDVAISRLINAGVYAFDASIFDAIDQTPREDGELALTATISRLIDEGTVVRGVRTEGMWVDATYPWDILHMNRELLARGRVEEPSEDGEVWVADSALVHEDATLLGPVVIGPDCVVGPGSVVGPNVALGRNVTIGANATVEQSVIDADTRVGPGSVLIDCVTGQDVHLGASTIVPGGPADVRINAQVYENQELGAVFADRVRAEGAISVAPGTLVGSGAHLHTGVQISGYIVEGAEVMR, encoded by the coding sequence ATGGGTGTTAGAACAGCCGTCGTACTGGCGGCAGGGGAGGGGACTCGCTTACATCCGTTGACGCGCAACCGTCCGAAGCCGATGCTTCCGGCGGCGAACCGTCCGGTAATGGCCTACGTCTTTGATGCGCTCATCGACGCAGGCATCGAACAGATTCACGTGGTCGTCGGCTACAAGCGCGACCGCGTCCAGGAGTATTTCGGCCACTCCTACCGGAACGTACCACTTACGTACCACATCCAGGAAAAACAGCTCGGGAGCGGCCACGCCCTGTTACAGGTCCAGGAGGCCGTCACCGAGTCGATGATCGTCGTAAACGGCGACCGCGCGCTTGAGGCGGGCATCATCAAAGACGTGATAGATGCCTACGAACAGTACGGCACGCCCGCGCTCGCCGTCCTCGAACGCGACCACCCGAACCGCTACGGGACGGTCGTCTTAGATGGCGGACGCATCCAACAGCTCGTCGAGAAGCCGGACGTGGCCATCTCACGGCTCATCAACGCCGGGGTGTACGCCTTCGATGCGTCGATTTTCGACGCCATCGACCAGACGCCCCGCGAAGACGGCGAACTCGCGCTCACCGCGACTATCTCGCGGCTCATCGACGAGGGCACCGTGGTTCGCGGCGTGCGCACCGAAGGCATGTGGGTGGATGCAACCTACCCGTGGGACATCCTCCACATGAACCGTGAACTGCTCGCGCGTGGGCGCGTCGAGGAGCCAAGCGAAGACGGTGAGGTGTGGGTTGCAGACAGCGCGCTCGTCCACGAGGACGCAACGCTGCTCGGCCCCGTCGTCATCGGTCCCGATTGTGTGGTCGGCCCCGGGTCGGTCGTCGGCCCGAACGTCGCCCTCGGGCGTAACGTCACGATTGGTGCCAACGCGACCGTCGAGCAGTCGGTCATCGACGCGGACACCCGGGTCGGCCCCGGCAGCGTCCTCATCGATTGTGTGACCGGCCAGGACGTCCACCTCGGCGCGAGTACCATCGTGCCCGGTGGTCCGGCGGACGTGCGCATCAACGCACAGGTGTACGAAAATCAAGAACTCGGCGCGGTGTTCGCAGACCGAGTTAGAGCAGAGGGGGCAATCAGCGTCGCACCGGGCACGCTCGTGGGTTCGGGAGCCCACCTCCACACGGGGGTGCAGATTTCGGGCTACATTGTAGAAGGGGCAGAGGTGATGAGATAA
- a CDS encoding undecaprenyl-diphosphate phosphatase: MNSWLLALVVGILQGIFEWLPISSEGNITLFLTAFQGVSPQVAVQFSLFLHGGTAVSALAYYRDEVVSVLASLPQWRPREAFESDTADLSFLALATLASGVVGLVAYTALMDLASALTGSAFVALIGVLLVVTGIVLRSADRLSLGTREEPTLFDAVLVGGLQGLAILPGVSRSGTTASALLLRGHDGPSALRLSFLLSIPAAFAAGALTVLTEGVPAIDPGPALFALGVAAVVGYLTIDALMRVVHRVAFWAICVGLGSLAILGGVLTLA, encoded by the coding sequence ATGAATTCGTGGCTGCTTGCCCTCGTCGTCGGCATCTTACAGGGCATCTTCGAGTGGCTCCCCATCTCCAGCGAGGGAAACATCACCCTCTTTCTCACGGCGTTTCAGGGCGTCTCGCCGCAAGTTGCCGTCCAGTTCTCGCTGTTTCTCCACGGCGGGACGGCCGTCTCCGCGCTCGCGTACTACCGAGACGAAGTGGTCTCGGTGCTCGCCTCGCTCCCACAGTGGCGACCGCGCGAGGCCTTCGAGAGCGACACGGCAGACCTCTCGTTTCTCGCCCTCGCCACGCTCGCCTCGGGCGTAGTCGGCCTCGTCGCCTACACTGCGCTCATGGACCTCGCCTCGGCGCTCACGGGCAGTGCGTTCGTCGCGCTCATCGGCGTCTTGCTCGTCGTGACCGGCATCGTCCTCCGGAGCGCAGACCGGCTTTCGCTCGGGACTCGCGAGGAACCAACCCTGTTCGACGCCGTGCTCGTCGGCGGCCTCCAAGGCCTTGCCATCCTCCCGGGTGTGTCGCGGTCTGGAACCACCGCGAGCGCGCTGCTCCTTCGCGGCCACGACGGGCCGTCTGCACTTCGTCTCTCGTTTTTGCTCTCGATTCCGGCTGCGTTCGCCGCGGGTGCGCTCACCGTGCTCACCGAGGGCGTTCCGGCCATCGACCCCGGCCCGGCGCTGTTCGCGCTCGGTGTCGCCGCCGTCGTGGGCTATCTGACCATCGACGCGCTCATGCGAGTCGTCCACCGGGTTGCGTTCTGGGCGATCTGTGTTGGGCTTGGCTCACTCGCCATTCTTGGCGGAGTGCTTACACTCGCCTGA
- a CDS encoding DUF3303 family protein translates to MQFIATLTHSPDHCWAREDRADDAREWISTMHTRAEEQGIHLQGAYVATNEHTFYFILESDDFGAVSSFLGPPLLTDHTAHITPVGNLEEIARIFIEME, encoded by the coding sequence ATGCAATTCATCGCAACGCTCACACACAGCCCAGACCATTGCTGGGCGCGCGAAGACCGAGCCGACGACGCCCGCGAGTGGATTTCGACCATGCACACCCGTGCAGAGGAACAGGGAATCCACCTCCAGGGCGCGTACGTCGCAACCAACGAACACACGTTCTACTTCATTCTCGAATCTGACGACTTTGGGGCCGTCTCTTCGTTCCTTGGCCCACCACTGCTGACCGACCACACGGCTCACATCACGCCCGTTGGAAACCTAGAGGAAATCGCCCGCATCTTCATCGAGATGGAGTGA
- a CDS encoding mechanosensitive ion channel family protein, whose product MTTVAEIELLLREALLALPPWQGVLVTITVSLLVAKGIELLGKTVIPHLTARIEGEVDDVIFKTIQAPLYVSVVLIGAYIATVPLGLAPTVDAPLLAGTLSTLTVLWAFTLTRLGRKVSKVVTNEREFDQTVVPIFQNVWTAVILGATIFLLLTLWQIDITPFLASAGIIGIVVGLAARDTIANFFGGIALYFDGTYAVGDYIVLESGERGRVEDISIRSTVIRTRDDMLVTVPNAVLNSARIVNESTPERERRIRLPVGVAYGTDIDRVEEVLLAEADAENLVLEQPHPRVRFRGFGDSALDFELLCWIGDPVLRGRATHEMNKRIYQAFTRESIKIPFPQRVVTMADEPPAAPVATPDSVVGDGGE is encoded by the coding sequence ATGACAACGGTGGCGGAAATCGAACTGTTACTGCGCGAGGCGCTGCTCGCGCTCCCGCCGTGGCAAGGGGTGTTGGTGACGATTACCGTCTCGCTCCTCGTCGCAAAAGGGATTGAACTACTCGGGAAGACGGTCATTCCGCATCTGACCGCGCGCATCGAGGGCGAAGTTGATGACGTGATTTTCAAGACCATCCAAGCGCCGCTCTACGTCTCGGTCGTCCTCATCGGGGCGTACATCGCAACCGTCCCGCTCGGCCTCGCGCCGACGGTGGATGCACCACTGCTCGCCGGGACGCTTTCGACGCTCACCGTCCTCTGGGCGTTCACGCTCACCCGCCTCGGGCGGAAGGTGTCGAAAGTGGTCACCAACGAACGTGAGTTCGACCAAACGGTTGTCCCGATCTTCCAAAACGTCTGGACGGCGGTCATTCTCGGCGCAACCATCTTCCTCTTGCTTACACTCTGGCAGATCGACATCACGCCGTTTCTCGCGTCTGCGGGGATTATCGGTATCGTGGTTGGCCTTGCCGCCCGCGACACGATTGCAAACTTCTTCGGCGGCATCGCACTCTACTTCGACGGCACCTACGCCGTGGGTGACTACATCGTCTTAGAGTCGGGCGAACGCGGTCGGGTCGAGGATATTTCGATTCGCAGCACCGTCATTCGCACGCGCGACGACATGCTCGTGACGGTGCCAAACGCCGTGCTCAACTCCGCGCGCATCGTGAACGAATCGACCCCCGAGCGCGAGCGCCGGATTCGTCTCCCCGTGGGCGTTGCCTACGGCACTGACATAGACCGCGTCGAGGAGGTGTTGCTCGCAGAGGCGGATGCTGAAAACCTCGTCCTCGAGCAGCCCCATCCACGCGTGCGATTCCGGGGCTTTGGCGACTCAGCGCTCGACTTTGAACTGCTGTGTTGGATTGGCGACCCCGTCTTGCGCGGCCGAGCCACCCACGAGATGAACAAGCGCATCTATCAGGCGTTCACCCGCGAGAGCATCAAAATCCCGTTCCCACAGCGCGTGGTCACGATGGCCGACGAGCCGCCAGCAGCGCCGGTTGCCACCCCCGACAGCGTCGTCGGTGACGGCGGCGAATGA
- a CDS encoding outer membrane protein assembly factor BamB family protein — protein sequence MSRPARRTFLKGIGITAATGLLGTNALAVAPAGEEPDWPVSRGTVGRTGYTTGQGPRPYAAPGWTPGDDLSGDPTDVTVVSGTAYIGTIASYDIDESRGEVAAYNATSSGVRWIRSDDTIGAVMAAPTVADGRVFVAAKPAVVYTGGDRQDETPPNGGVMALSAETGETLWTSMEPREPDDAVLVRDGTAYAVSGATIYALDAATGDVQWTAEIATDNSIRAQAAGGDALYVATPQTIGAVGFDGTVQWEAPLPDGADAASLAATDDQLYLTMSDGAAPTSDTVWALSTGDGSVVWETQVFANFADSVPNRLSAPAVADGTVYVASDDSTERAANGPAAPEDNERVGALHALSAETGEEQWQFTTAAELRSIPSVSAGTVYVGGTYPTEASVIDEKELGYFEHGSTYVGSSYARPVVFAISTDGAEQWSYGVDENADDSYVRTAVPANDHLYVQVTGPGVPPNGEVGSIHALAASESAPGPEHTLVDDTPYQETAPVEAVITTDPENAENLDFDSGAVVTLSGNESSSPNGEIVSYEWDIDGDGEYERTGETTEVELDYCGILEMTLRVTDETGATQTSSIELSTV from the coding sequence ATGTCCCGACCCGCCAGACGGACGTTCCTGAAAGGTATCGGCATCACCGCCGCAACTGGCCTGCTTGGTACGAACGCGCTCGCAGTCGCTCCGGCCGGTGAGGAGCCTGACTGGCCCGTGAGCCGCGGCACAGTCGGGCGGACGGGATACACTACAGGACAGGGGCCACGCCCCTATGCAGCCCCCGGCTGGACACCCGGTGACGACCTCTCTGGAGACCCGACCGACGTGACGGTGGTCTCCGGAACTGCCTACATCGGCACGATCGCGTCCTACGACATCGACGAGAGTCGCGGCGAAGTTGCGGCGTACAATGCCACCAGTAGCGGCGTCCGGTGGATTCGCTCTGACGACACGATTGGCGCGGTGATGGCGGCCCCGACCGTCGCTGACGGCCGCGTGTTCGTCGCCGCAAAACCCGCAGTCGTCTACACGGGCGGCGACCGACAGGACGAAACCCCGCCGAACGGCGGCGTCATGGCGCTCTCCGCAGAGACCGGCGAGACGCTGTGGACGAGCATGGAACCGAGAGAACCCGATGACGCGGTACTCGTCCGCGACGGGACGGCCTACGCCGTCTCAGGGGCGACAATCTACGCCCTCGACGCAGCGACGGGCGACGTGCAGTGGACGGCGGAGATAGCCACCGACAACAGCATTCGCGCCCAAGCGGCGGGTGGGGACGCACTCTACGTCGCCACGCCACAGACGATTGGCGCAGTTGGCTTTGACGGCACCGTCCAGTGGGAAGCACCGCTGCCAGACGGCGCGGACGCCGCGTCCCTCGCGGCCACCGACGACCAGCTCTATCTGACGATGAGCGACGGCGCGGCACCGACTTCGGACACGGTATGGGCGCTCTCGACTGGAGATGGCTCGGTCGTCTGGGAGACGCAGGTGTTTGCGAACTTCGCAGACAGCGTCCCGAATCGGCTGAGCGCGCCCGCCGTGGCAGACGGGACGGTGTACGTCGCAAGCGACGACAGCACCGAACGCGCCGCAAACGGGCCGGCCGCACCGGAAGACAACGAACGCGTTGGCGCGCTCCACGCGCTCTCCGCCGAGACGGGTGAAGAACAGTGGCAGTTCACGACGGCAGCCGAGTTGCGAAGCATTCCGTCGGTCAGTGCCGGAACGGTATATGTCGGCGGAACCTACCCGACTGAAGCCTCCGTCATAGACGAAAAAGAGCTGGGCTACTTCGAGCACGGTTCGACGTACGTCGGGTCGAGTTACGCCCGCCCGGTGGTGTTCGCCATCTCCACTGACGGCGCAGAACAGTGGAGCTACGGCGTAGACGAGAACGCAGACGACAGTTACGTCAGAACGGCCGTCCCGGCGAACGACCACCTCTATGTGCAGGTGACTGGCCCAGGAGTGCCACCGAACGGCGAGGTTGGAAGCATCCACGCGCTCGCCGCAAGCGAGAGCGCCCCCGGCCCGGAACACACGCTTGTCGATGACACGCCGTATCAGGAAACCGCACCCGTCGAGGCGGTCATCACGACCGACCCGGAAAACGCGGAGAATCTTGACTTTGACTCGGGCGCGGTGGTGACCCTCTCAGGGAATGAATCGAGTTCGCCAAACGGCGAGATTGTCTCCTACGAGTGGGACATCGACGGAGACGGCGAGTACGAACGAACGGGTGAAACCACCGAGGTCGAACTCGACTACTGCGGTATCCTTGAGATGACCCTGCGGGTCACCGACGAAACCGGTGCGACCCAGACGAGTTCCATCGAACTCTCGACCGTATAA
- a CDS encoding tRNA pseudouridine(54/55) synthase Pus10: MTILDDARAVGENGPVCDSCLGRVFAERSFGLTNEQRGNALRTAVALADDEPYEPTDVSECWVCEGLCATFDEWAARAAESVEGLEFDTYQVGTRTPPLIEENELLLRESAGLPEDAGEQFKSEFNREVGKRIGRLTETEVDFGRPHVMFTLDLEGDTVEMRNHSTFVYGRYRKLERDIPQTKWPCSECNETGTIRGKPCHVCAGSGYRYPESVEQLAAPPLLEAMDGEATTFHGAGREDVDALMLGTGRPFVMEISNPKIRHVDLAALEDAVNEQADGKIEVEGLRACTYEMVERVKEHDASKTYRMDVKFAHPVTVEDLQAAIGELDGATVEQYTPQRVDHRRANLTRVREVYDIEGELVDEYHADLTIHGAGGLYIKELVSGDDGRTEPSLAGILGVNAVVTALDVLAVEGEDEPFEAEEFFLD, encoded by the coding sequence ATGACGATTCTCGACGATGCGCGAGCGGTCGGAGAGAACGGCCCCGTCTGCGATTCCTGTCTGGGCCGGGTGTTCGCCGAGCGGAGCTTCGGCCTCACCAACGAACAGCGCGGGAACGCGCTGCGGACCGCCGTGGCATTGGCAGACGACGAACCCTACGAACCCACCGACGTTTCGGAGTGCTGGGTCTGTGAAGGCCTCTGTGCGACGTTCGACGAGTGGGCAGCGCGCGCCGCCGAATCGGTCGAGGGCCTCGAATTCGACACGTATCAGGTCGGCACGCGCACGCCACCGCTCATCGAGGAGAACGAACTGCTCTTGCGCGAGAGCGCGGGCCTCCCCGAGGACGCAGGCGAGCAGTTCAAATCCGAGTTCAACCGCGAGGTGGGCAAGCGCATCGGGCGGCTCACCGAGACGGAGGTTGACTTCGGCCGCCCGCACGTGATGTTCACGCTCGATTTAGAGGGCGATACAGTCGAGATGCGCAACCACTCGACGTTCGTCTACGGCCGATATCGCAAACTCGAACGCGACATCCCCCAGACGAAGTGGCCGTGTTCTGAGTGCAACGAGACGGGGACGATTCGCGGCAAGCCATGTCACGTCTGTGCCGGAAGCGGGTATCGCTACCCCGAAAGCGTCGAACAGCTCGCGGCACCGCCGCTGCTCGAAGCGATGGATGGCGAGGCAACCACGTTTCACGGCGCGGGCCGCGAGGACGTAGACGCGCTCATGCTCGGGACCGGCCGCCCGTTCGTGATGGAGATTTCGAATCCGAAGATTCGCCACGTCGATTTGGCCGCGCTTGAGGACGCGGTCAACGAACAGGCAGATGGGAAAATCGAGGTCGAAGGTTTGCGCGCGTGCACCTACGAGATGGTCGAGCGCGTCAAGGAACACGACGCGTCGAAGACCTACCGCATGGACGTGAAGTTCGCGCATCCGGTGACCGTTGAAGACTTACAGGCGGCAATCGGGGAACTCGACGGCGCGACCGTAGAGCAGTACACGCCCCAGCGCGTCGACCACCGCCGGGCGAACCTGACCCGCGTGCGCGAGGTGTACGACATCGAAGGCGAACTGGTGGACGAATACCACGCAGACCTCACCATCCACGGCGCGGGTGGGCTCTACATCAAAGAACTCGTGAGCGGGGACGACGGCCGCACCGAACCGAGCTTGGCCGGCATCCTCGGGGTGAACGCCGTCGTGACCGCCCTCGACGTGCTCGCGGTCGAAGGCGAAGACGAACCGTTCGAAGCCGAGGAGTTCTTCCTCGACTAG
- the rnhB gene encoding ribonuclease HII: MTGHFGADEAGRGPVLGSMFAAAVSVPDEDVLPDGITDSKFLTPARREELADALRASPNVAIGIAEVTVSQIDDPETDLNTLTVRAQADALRQILADDMEGIVDACDTDEARFARRVAGKLDKNVTLRAEHGADENYRIVGAASIIAKVARDAHVAELVTEYGDVGSGYPSDPTTKTFLTEFVEQHGELPGCARASWQTSKDALAAREQAGLSEF, encoded by the coding sequence ATGACTGGGCACTTTGGTGCTGACGAGGCCGGGCGCGGGCCCGTCCTCGGGTCGATGTTCGCCGCCGCCGTGAGCGTGCCCGACGAGGACGTACTCCCGGACGGCATCACCGACTCGAAGTTTCTCACGCCCGCCCGCCGCGAAGAACTCGCAGACGCCCTCCGCGCCTCGCCGAACGTCGCCATCGGCATCGCGGAGGTGACGGTTTCGCAGATTGACGACCCCGAAACGGACCTGAACACGCTCACCGTCCGCGCGCAGGCAGACGCTCTCCGCCAGATTCTCGCAGACGACATGGAAGGCATCGTAGACGCCTGTGACACCGACGAAGCGCGCTTCGCCCGTCGCGTAGCCGGCAAACTCGATAAGAACGTCACCCTCCGCGCGGAACACGGCGCAGACGAAAATTACCGCATCGTGGGCGCGGCGAGCATCATCGCCAAAGTCGCCCGCGACGCCCACGTCGCGGAGTTAGTCACGGAGTACGGCGACGTCGGCAGCGGCTATCCGAGCGACCCGACGACGAAGACGTTTCTCACGGAGTTCGTCGAACAACACGGCGAACTGCCCGGCTGTGCGCGCGCGTCGTGGCAGACGAGCAAAGATGCCCTCGCTGCCCGCGAACAAGCGGGCCTGAGCGAGTTTTAG
- a CDS encoding DMT family transporter — MSWNLLFVAGLFEIAWAIGLGYSEGLTKPIPTAGTVVALVISMVLLAKAVETLPVGTAYAVWTGIGAVGTAILGMYLFDEPATLSRLGFIGLIVVGVIGLNLVSGGH; from the coding sequence ATGTCGTGGAATCTACTGTTCGTCGCGGGGCTGTTCGAGATTGCGTGGGCAATTGGCCTTGGCTACTCTGAGGGCCTCACGAAACCCATTCCGACCGCCGGAACCGTCGTCGCGCTCGTCATCAGCATGGTGCTGCTCGCGAAAGCCGTCGAGACCCTCCCCGTCGGGACGGCCTACGCCGTGTGGACGGGCATCGGTGCGGTTGGAACCGCGATTCTCGGGATGTACCTGTTCGACGAACCAGCCACGCTCTCGCGGCTCGGCTTCATCGGCCTCATCGTCGTCGGGGTGATTGGGTTAAATCTCGTCTCGGGTGGCCACTGA